From the genome of Oxyura jamaicensis isolate SHBP4307 breed ruddy duck chromosome 2, BPBGC_Ojam_1.0, whole genome shotgun sequence:
aaattaaatctgtTCAACAAGTCAGTAGCAAATATGTTACTCTTAATTTAAACTGACAAGTGCTGCATCAGGGATAGAAGGACAGCAgcactgaatattttatgttctttttttttagtaggtTCATAGCAtactttttgtaaaaaaatagcttttcaacTACAATTTCATATacctatttctttaaataatttttttgtaaGTACAAggtaaatatatagatatttgtAGTTTCGTATAAAGATGTTTACAAAAatttaacattcaaaaaaaatcaaaattaccTTGGCAGTATTGGCAGTCTTCCAAATGGTGAATGACCATCAGCGGCTTGttacttttaataataataaaacatgtgGTTAGATAATTTGACAAATATGTAAATAGATGATTTTACTAGCAGACTGGAAAAGGCAAATTGCATTTCATGTTATGTTAACTCACAGGACAACCATATCGGCATTCTGTGAGGAATGACAGGCATTTTGGTGAAAgagacaaaggaaataaaagaaagcagagaaacaaagttTCCTTGTCTATATAGTTTTTCTAAAGTAAAAGATTCTAAAGATTCTACAACAGAGATACCACAGAGTCAGAATCATTTCATTCCCAGTTAATATACAATCAAACTATGAGTACTGAAGAGATATTTAATATTGCCTAGGTATGTAATTCTCCAtgactattaaaataaaaataatctgtaaactggaatgaaataatttttataaaattaagtTTCTCATCAAATGCTCCCtaagaatagtttttttttttttttgttttttgttttttataagcTGTCTTCTTGAACAGATATACTGCAGatatactatttatttattttggtaaatgtttttatagagtatcaaagttttatattttttggatgtcaaaacataaaacaattcTATACATTTTCTCCTACATTTTTTCAACTTGTGTTTCTGTTCAGCCAGTGAGTTACTATTGCTTGATTTGCAGTCACTGTCAAGAATTTTTTAGTTCCTAGACATTTTCACAGGGTACAAGAAATTGATTGCCATTTACTTTAAACACAAtttgctttcacagaatcacagaattgtgttggttggaagagacctcaagagatcattgggtctAATCCCcatgccaaagcaggttccctagagcaggttgcccaggtaagCATCCAGATGGCTTGcctataatataaatataattttagacTATAATCGTGTAGCACAAGATATTGCTAAATTGAAACTTAGCAATACATTGTGCTACACGATTATAGTCTAACATTAACAGGAAtagtgatttaaataaatattatgaatcctcaaatatattttcagctgaaaccCAGAGAATGACTCACTTGGTCCTACTAGGACAGTGAGAAATTGTGGTAGGTCACCATGCAAGAACAAATATAATTGATTTCCAGCTGTTGACTGAGGAGGAAATCAGAGATCCAtgatacattaaaaacaaataaataaacaaaacaacaacaaaacttcattattattatgtcTATTTATCATTGCTTATTCAAATGATAGCACTACTGTTGTTGAACATCAGTGTTGTCTTTCCACCAAGAAAGGACAGTGTTCAAAGTAGACTTGCCTAATGGCCTAATGTTGCTTCAGAGTCATAAGATCTCTACAACTGCTATTATTTATACACAGAAAATCTGTTGTATTTGAGTGAGTGGTCTGCAAATCAGCTGTGACAGTGgttctttgttctgtttcattacAGTGTATTCAGGAATGACCATCTGATTAACAACTTtgtctttcaaaactgttttgtaatCTCTTACCTTTTCTTTGCTTGATAAAGCCCTTCTTCATAAGTTTGTACCCAGGTTATTTCATCTCCCCATCCTAGAAATATAACAAGAGTGTTAAATGGTGGCCAGGTAAGTAACTCattgaaaattacatttttgacaTTTATTGATAGTAGCAcacaaataagattttttaattttaattttatttttttttcagccaaataTTCCCAAACACAGTGGAACTACTAATTCTAAATCTGTTAATAGATGCACtgggatattaaaaaaaaataaaataaaaatacttcagctgACTGAGGATTTGTACCCAGTTCAAACCAGTTCAAGTCCCTTGGCAAACTCATTAGATCTCTTTCTGAATACTCAGAATTCCCTAAATTGgtgacaaaattatttatatcttcatatttccttttcatattgTCTGCTCTATATTTAATGTAGATGCTgaggtttaaaaagaaagctggcttataaaaatgagagataaaaataaaataggtgaAATAATATTAACTTTAATGTGAATGGTTTTGAAGAATATAGAGTTTTAACCCTAATTCTTGAGTCACAAATTTCAATCCCTGGAGTTGTAAGTacttcatttaattaaataatttaataaaagcatgactgttaaataaaaatctccacCAAAACAGAATCCTAATGAATCACCAACTCTGCAGCCCATCCGTAGCTGATGCACTGAACTCAAAAAGCAGACTGTCTGTTTGGTTTCATGCCTTTAGACCCCAAAGGTGTCAGAAACAATGCAGATTGTCCCTGCCTCCTGGGCTTTGTCACCTCTGTTCACAAAGGCCTTCACAGGAACTGCACATGGTAGAACAGCTTCTGGGTCTGGGAGACATTAAGTCTCCCGTTCTTTTGCACTGTCTGAGCAGTGCTTGGTCCAGCCTTGGCTGTGCAGAGATTTACTGTTAGCCTTCTCATGGGACAATTGCTTGTGAAGCTACTAGGTCATCTCTTCTTTCAGGAGAGTGATTTTGATTTCAGATCATAAAATGATCTGAAATCAAAAAATCATGAAATGTCTGGTTGATGATGGGGTTCTGACTTCTTGACCAGTTGATTTCAGCCCTGGCTGAAATCTGCTGACGTAGGTAGTCACACAGAGAAGTCAGCTGGGGTCATTTTACAGCATGCTTAAGTATTCCCTTTTGATCTGTGAAAATTACGTGTAATGTGCTCAAGGCTCTGCAGTATCCCAAAATCCCATAAATCAGAATTAGAAAACtgatgctttatttctgtgataaTTTGTTACAAAATTGACACAATAAATTGActtcttactttttcttttaaattttgtttttgcatttaaaaagtgggaaaaataaattctgttctAGGCAAGGTAGGCAACAGATACCAGATTGGGTAAAATCTTTCTCCATGGATACTGCTTATGAAAAGTGATTTGACATTTATCTTTGGTTAGTCCAGGGATTAGAAACTGTTCTCTTGTATGTACAAAGTGTTTCATATGGAAAAGCATTTATCCTTGTTCCTGGTATTTTATGAAGCCTTTTgactgtttattattattattattattttattttttgccatatGGAATAACTTACAACTTCAGTACAGTTCCTACAGTTGTTCTGTTCCAATACTTCCTTTTGCTGCCCAGATGCCTCCCGAGCAACTGGCCTCTGATGGCACCTGTGTGAATGCAGGGCTCTGCCAAGATTTTGTATGGGAAGAACGCAAAGGTGAGCCATGCTTTGCACAGCTTGCAGAACAGCTCAGGAAGGGAGCTGGAAATTTTGGGGAGTGAATGGGcctgaaaggagaggaaagacttagaagagaaaaagaccCCAGCAAGCTATTTTTCCAcccattttttcttgttttgacaTAAAGAACTTAAAATAGCATCTTAGTTTAACATCCAGGTTGAAAATTATGAACCACAAGAGAATCCTTTAAATGGATGAACCAAAAGAGAATCCCTTAAACTATCTGCtaataaggaaatgaaaatgaaaatgaaaaggaaagatcaTCCCTAAACCCCACAAAAATGGCTCAAACTGTTGTTCTATGTATACAAATGGGcctgtagagaaaaaaaatgcacagaaactgAAGTTATGAAATTGTATTTCAGTAGCTATGTTACCATATCAAATTGTCTTTTAACAggcatctgaaaaaatattttttcactgagagTTCTTCAAGTGCAGCCGGGTTTCAGAGACTCAATTTAGTTTACTTGCTTCTACTAAGTCACTGTGGGTGATATAAATTACATAAGCTATATGAAGCCCTCAGACATATGCTTAAGAACAAACAGATGAAGTGAAATTACATGGAGGAAAAAGATACGCTTCTTAGTGTTTCACTTAACCTTAACACTTAACACTTAACCTTAGAGAATCATgcctaaaaatgtatatatatgctttCAGGTATattctaaacaaaaacatttctggacCTACATGGCAAGATGAGGAGATAACTACATAATGCAAAATATACAGTACCTCTTGACAGTGTCTGAGgtgctcttttttcctttttgattgCCATTGCAAGGTTTGATGAGACTGCAATTAGCAGGAGGGGCAAGGCCAACGTTGAATGGAGCATTATTTGATCCTGTTCAATGCAGCaaggaaactggaaaacaaagccCAACTTTGTGAACCAGGGCATTATCAGGAAGTCACTATCTTATGAGAtaaatttcaaacaaatgttCTGATTTCCAACTATTTCTTGCAATAACTCAAACATTTCCTCCATTCTTCATGgcatttaaaaagtgatttccATCTCAATCCTTCTTAATAAAACAATTATCAATGTTCCTGTCTGCTTCCTTATTCTGAAGGTGTTTGCTTCTCTTCCTGACAAAGATCACTATAACAAATTCAGTAACTTCTGGTCTTGataaaagtcagaaaacaaaagtgatgGTTGAGGAGAGGCAAAACAAAGCCGAATATCTTGAATAAATAAGTCTTCTTTCTGCCCTGTGCAACTGTCTTTAGACATTAGAACTCTGAAGTTCAGGGCAATACCCAATGATTTCTACTATGTTAGAAAATGTAATCTATGTAGCCCAGGATATCACCCAGTCAGCTTGCTGATTCTCACTGGagattcatttttcaaaggctGAGCTATAGGAGACGCCAGGATGACCTGCTGATAAAGTCATctgagaaacagacaaaaacattcaaaacatatcccaaaacacatttacaaagaaaatttcaaactTGAATTTAGGAGTGACATTTAGGTGGAATTACAGCCCTGAGCACggcaaaacaaaatgcttcatgCTTCTCAGGACATGAAGGCATAAAAAGTGAAGcaggttttctcttttctttaatgaatCTTCCAGCACCACTAACATCATTGTTAACAGTTCAATTGTTGGTGAACAAATTCAAATACTGCTTCCAATAACtggcaaaataaaaccaaaaaagtaTTCTATCCAATtgactagaaaaaaatgcacattatgaaacaggaaaaaatatatatatatatataattttattgttacagttctgtgtttctgaaggAATTTCCCCCAAATgctaaaataattaatacaCTCATATTCTCCTCAGACTTGTCACAGTTCCCTTTCAGCCCCAACATGGCATCagagttgttctttctttcacataCCTTCCTCCTTATGTTTGTTCATCTTTTCTATTATTGAGTGAGTTTTATTTGGAGCTTATTAATGCTTATTTGGAgcttattattataaataaattttatatggAGCTTATTAATTCAGCATATTAATTTAATGATTGGACTTTACagaattttaataagaaaacacaaagatttcCATTGTTTCATAAGGAAAGACTATAGCTTTTAGCTGAGCTTGCAAGCTGAGAAATTTTTGGGAATAGAAACTCCATTCAAATTCCCACTATGTTGGTGCAGACCACTAACCTGAGTCAGCAAAAGCAGCTCATTATACACCACTTCTATGGAACTATGGTACTACTACTCTTGATAACTCAGTTTTTAACGTAACTCTATCTGAAGGCTAACAACCTTAACATTAGTTTATCTGTcaaatgttaataataaaatatagcaTTTATATTAACCTGCTAAAGCTCTATGTAAACATAAATAGTTATGGCTTTGAAGTCGTACCAGATATGTCTCTATAAATCAGGTATGGAATGTGTGAATCAGTTCTGTCTTTCATAACGTATTCACAAAAAATCAAAGTGTTAATCTCTCCAAGTCACATGATTATTTATCTGAAGCTTAAATAATTGATTACCATCCTGAAAATCCACAGGGTTTTGGAGGGATAATTTATTGAGTTGTAGCTGGAGGCAGTTTAAATTCAGTATTCTGAATTTTTGATGCTACATGATCCAAAGTTAGTTaaactaagaaaagaaaagaaatgacagcCAACACCATAAGAAATACTTTAATCTCTCTATCAGAACATACATTTTGCTAACTAACCTCTAAGCATttatcatttgtattttttttttttttggtataacTAGTCTTTTAATGAATTTGTCAGTCaaaattcatttctgtattaaaggaaaattagaaataagaaatgttttctcaccAGCAGCAATCAGTTCTCCTGTTGGAAGgtcctttttctgaaattatttaggtaaaaaaagtgatttaagcACAGACTGCCTGAGCTCTCTGTATCTCTGTGTAGCAACAATGGCACGTTCacctgagaaaaaagaaagagatctTTTAGCTGGAAACCAAATTAATGCATTTCTACcctcccccttccttttctgccatCCCTTCAAATTGCACTCTTGTGAGTACCCATGCTTGTACACTGAATCTTTGGATTTCTCTTCGTCTTGGCTTGTATCAGGTGTCTTGTATGAGgatcaaaaataaatagtggCTTATGTGTGCCTGTTACTTCCCCCCTCAAACAGTTTGAGTCTGGCTTATGCCCagtgaaaaaagaaaccaccaaTGAAAGCTGGAACTGTAGGGGCTTTTGTTCCCAGTGAATGGCTGTGCTCACTGGTGCCTGAAGATAGGTATGAAGCTAGTAGTAACAAGGGTTACTTTGTGTAGAGGAATGTAATTAAcaaataaagtctttttttttttttttttttttttttttttttttgttagggGGAAATTAAATTCTTTACTTAAAATATGGTATAAAGTATCTGATTAttgtcccatccctggaggtgttgccccatccatggaggtgttcaaggccaggctggatggggccttggccaacctgaactagtgggtggcatccctgcctatggcaggggggttggagttagatgatttttaatgtCCCTcccaacctgagccattctatgattctatgattattgcTTCTCTGAGTTGTAGTTTAAAAATGGTCTGATTCTTGGGACATGTTGCTTAACACAATTTTTATCTATCTTGACTAAtatgggaaaagcagagaatcacagaatgttagggtttggaagggaccttgaaagatcatctagtccaatcccccaGCCCTTTATTTATTCCCTTTGCACAAACAAGGAGTTAGCTGGATTatcttttccctcctccttggATAGCCTTTGCATGGGAATCAGGAGCAATTCCCTTTTGGTTCTTCCTCTCACATGTGTTTGTTTATATAGACTGTATTGttagtttttccttctccttttcatgTGAAGCTTGTTTAACTTGGATGCTTTGATATATTGATGTCTGTTGTCACTGAAATATATGTGATTAATAACATATAATTcttgtgttgtgtttttcatATCTATCCAACAAGCCTTTTCATTATGATTTCTAATATTTGTGCATAAAATATTACCTTTTCAGGTGGTatctcttattttctccttttttcctcctaaatatTTGCTGctacaaaaaaatcaactgattttgtaataaaaagtgCAACATACGACCTTCTGTGTTTTTGGTGGTAAATTATCTTTACCATTTTTAATGGAGAATTCAAACTTGCACTTCCAGCTAGCTGGAAGCTGGCTGAGTTGCAAGAAGTCTGCTTTGTGGTCATGAGTGTAGACAATTCCAGGCTCAGTTAATATGATAGTATTATCAGATTTTTTAACCTTTGCAAATTTGTTTGAGCCTTTAAGCTGAATacaaatctgaatttttaagtGCATAATATGAGAATTCATAGTAGGAGagtaaaagaggaaattaaGCATCTGAGAGAATTTCTAGGAAAAAGAGATGCCCCGGTGGCACCTCTTCACTCTTTCTTGTTTGTCATAGGTTATGCTTCCTCTCATAAGGGTAGGTGTAGAATCCCTAGAATTACAGCTAAGTAGAAGAAACCCTTAATATAAGTAGAGAAAGAATATTCAGttcaaattagaaagaaaattttcacttttgtttttgaCCGATTAAAATGTCCTCCTTCAGCACCCTTGTCAGGTACctcctgtctgctgctgctgtccctttGGGTCTCATGTGCTCTTCCCGTGCTCCAGGGGAGGTATGGAATGGGTGAAGTGCAGCACCACTGCAGTAACAAAGGGCACTATTAAGAacctttaaaaagctgttttctgtgttagCATCTATGATTTAGATCCTTTGTTGGGTCCTAATATTATAATATATCGTAATATTGAAAGCATTATAGCTTTAAAAAAGGGCAGAACAGGTCTGGTTGCCTGTTTTGGAAGGAGCCTGCTAGGCCTGCTGTCTGCTGCCACAGGTGAGCTGGTCTCACTGTGGGAagctggggggcaggggggagggcTTGCAGCTCAAACACATTAATCCCTGACCACGtttcttctgcaaatgaaaacaaatggtttgaccattttgttttgtaagcCAGACAGTGTCAGCTTCCTTCTTTATGACAGTAAGACAAAAGACTCTGGgtttaaaaagagaagcaaaagtgCTTCAGCGTCATtggtggaagagagaaaagataaTAAAGGATTCAGGTTTCAGTGACAAGTTACACCTATgtaaaagattttgtttgttctccttGTGAGTTGTTTGACCAATCCCCACATATGGTGGGGATTTGAtaatgctgctgcttgttttggTTGGACCATGTTGTACTGAAGGCTAGGAACAAAGTGTCTTGCCCCATGGAAGTCAATCAGCTTTTGCTTGGATGGtgacaattttttcttctggagtttTGAAGATTTCTGCTTGTGCTAGGCATTGCCTTTCACAGGGCATTTGAGCAACCTGGAAAGGTTGTAGTGTCTCATCCAGTGCTAGTGAACTGGGTGACTCAGCAGTGAGCTTAGCAGGGTTTATCTCATAGCTGTGGAAGTCTGTGCTCAGTGTATATGTGCATCCAGTCACTCCTTGGTTCACTGGTACCAGGGGGTGGTATGGTGGGGCAGACATTGCACCCTGCTAACCAGTGTCTGTGAAAGCCATAAAACCCCTCTTGTACTCACCCTTGGACAGGCAGAAACCGAGCCCTGCGGTGGCTTGAATTCCCATGGCAGCAGCTCTTACCTTTGTGGAGCTCCACTGAGGTCCTGCATTTCAGAGCATATCCACCTTGGGAAAGTAGCAATTAGAAAAGCTGTCCTTGTTCTTCACCCTACCCGGTGGGCCATGTTGTGGAGAACACATCTCATGCCACGGAGAGGCAAGATACCAGCCAAGATCAGTCAAGATATTGAGTTGACCAGAGCAAAGATTTGTAGAGGGTAATACTGTTGTTCAGTTGACTTCATCAGTAACTAACATGGCATAAAAATTAGTTTGCAATATACACTCATTACATTATCTTTACAATTTTAATCACACAGGCATTTGTGTGGAAAGGCTTATAGTGAGTTAAATGATGGACCACACTGTGAAGTTTGTCTCTTAGTTTTTCTTTAGTTACCTAGGAAATTTGGTATCACAGCAAATTCCTAGTTCTGCTTATGACAACTGCTGTGATGCATTAGTAGGGATATTAATAAACGCGCAATGGTAAGTagaccttttttctttgtttttgaacCTGCTGAAGATAACCATCTTGCAAATGAGTATAATTCAAGTGCATTGTCTAATAACCAGAGATTGTTCAAGAAACCCAGATTCACGAGAGGATGTAGGCACTGCATTTAATTGGCTTAGCTTTGACAATGGCAAAGACATTGCACCCAGCAGTGGTcctggcagggctgagcagctTTGTGCTGATTTTCTGGTGAACTCAGCAAGGGCCCCATAGCACATGTGCCTGTGCTCAGTTCTGAAAGGGCTTCATCCAGCAATTGGGCTCCTGTAATCCTTGTGCCCCACCAGCCTAGTCCCCAGGTACATATGTGCCAGGATGACACTGAAGGATGTTCTCTCTGCCTGTGTACATGATTTTCCTTGAGCAAACAACTTTTAACACCAATTCCTCAGTGTATATATTCCTGTGTTACTGAGACTATTTTTATTAAGCTTTTTTTGGACCAATATAATACTAAATAAGTTCTCAGGcatacagagatttttttcagttcagcacGGAAAAGTAACAGGTGGCAGATATCAGTGTCACATCTGGCTGCGTGAATCCTGGAGCACTTGTTTAATCATTGTACTGCCTTTTTAGGATGTGACAGTATAGCATTTTGTGTCTGCATATTTCCTTTCAACCTGCTTGATCCCTTCAAGTGACATACAAACTTTATGATAATAATCCATGAAAAATTATGTAAGGATTAAAAGATGTTGATGGCAAGAAGCTGGGGAGCCCTTGGATCTGTCTTACCTAAAGACAGTACCTCACCTCCAGCTAGCACTCGCTAGCAGCCAGACTGATCATCACAGGCTGATTCAGATCTGCTTCCACAGATAGGAAAGGTGTTGATGAAGTTCTTACATTGTCCAAATCTGCTTTAGGTCATA
Proteins encoded in this window:
- the AGR3 gene encoding anterior gradient protein 3 isoform X3; this encodes MLHSTLALPLLLIAVSSNLAMAIKKEKRAPQTLSRGWGDEITWVQTYEEGLYQAKKSNKPLMVIHHLEDCQYCQALKKAFAENEEVQEMAQNNFIMLNLMHETTDKNLSPDGQYVPRIMFIVIENMKKALRLIQTEL